One Tenebrio molitor chromosome 2, icTenMoli1.1, whole genome shotgun sequence genomic region harbors:
- the LOC138124868 gene encoding glutamate receptor 2-like codes for MKQVFFVILLATCPTPGLSNVAFLKAFFKGKNVAFTINTCCDSASRKLLVRELALDFQQVGFYKGDDTDILKHWSSNNYLVLDLRDCPSSFDVLCQLNQSNLFVYHLKYLILVDNSELSLLSGVLGEFRFLPNCELFVAAFAGESALLYQPYKVGKTNELIWENYGNWSLGGSLLEYYWDTATPRRRLDLKGGNLVVCLTIYDNDTLNHLTDYVLDEGGVLIVLATDCFRDPGVDPFAKQDFEPMMCVLRYMKINYSFSIVDNLGYLNKTTGIFSGMVREIQTVKADVSAGSIFFTKDRYEAVDMIKMGNPHAIRFVVRKPSTSYMKNIFFITFKWSVWVASAVFVAAVNIVLNWETRNKQKVKQNKYGVSDITLIALEAVCQQGTTTEPQSFAGRILALILFGAFMFIYVSYSANIVVLLQSTMKINDVQELLDSRIEAGGYQVHYMKNYFEVFLCYECRNEARLRFVGSKKRTFEEVENLGYIVVPKHSPYKNLFKVAILRIGEFGLQTRINLRVLMIPKCFSQATSFKHVGIYDCEQVIWIWIFGTSLAFVIFLFEKNRGQETQQGD; via the exons ATGAAACAAGTTTTCTTTGTGATACTTCTCGCGACTTGTCCAACTCCCGGCCTGTCCAACGTAGCATTCTTGAAGGCATTCTTCAAAGGCAAAAATGTCGCCTTCACCATCAACACCTGCTGCGACAGCG CCAGTCGCAAGTTGCTCGTGCGAGAACTCGCACTCGACTTTCAGCAAGTCGGTTTTTACAAAGGCGACGACACCGACATATTGAAGCACTGGTCCAGCAACAACTATCTAGTTTTGGATCTGCGCGACTGTCCCTCTTCTTTCGACGTCTTGTGTCAG CTGAACCAATCGAATCTCTTCGTCTACCACCTCAAATATTTGATACTGGTGGACAACTCGGAGTTGTCTCTTCTCTCGGGGGTTTTGGGCGAGTTTCGGTTCCTCCCGAACTGCGAGCTTTTTGTCGCAGCTTTCGCTGGCGAGTCAGCGCTTTTGTATCAACCGTACAAAGTGGGAAAAACTAACGAATTAA TTTGGGAGAATTATGGAAATTGGTCATTAGGAGGAAGTTTGTTGGAGTATTATTGGGACACGGCGACACCTCGACGGCGGCTTGACTTGAAGGGGGGCAATTTGGTCGTTTGTCTCACCATATACGACAACGACACTCTCAATCATCTCACAGATTATGTGTTAGATGAAGGGGGAGTCTTGATAGTTCTTGCAACTGATTGTTTTAGGGATCCGGGAGTGGATCCTTTCGCCAAGCAAGACTTCGAACCGATGATGTGCGTGTTGCGTtacatgaaaattaattattctttCTCGATTGTTGACAATTTAGGCTACCTCAACAAAACCACTGGAATATTCAGTGGCATGGTGAGGGAAATTCAAACAGTGAAGGCAGACGTTTCAG CtggttcaattttttttaccaagGACAGATACGAAGCTGTGGACATGATAAAAATGGGCAACCCCCACGCCATCAGATTCGTGGTGCGAAAGCCCTCGACCTCCTACATGAAGAACATCTTCTTCATCACCTTCAAGTGGAGCGTGTGGGTCGCTTCGGCGGTCTTCGTCGCCGCCGTCAACATCGTTCTCAACTGGGAGACGAGAAACAAACAG AAAGTCAAACAGAACAAGTACGGAGTGAGCGATATAACTTTAATCGCATTGGAAGCCGTTTGTCAACAAG GAACTACGACCGAACCTCAAAGTTTCGCCGGTCGAATCCTGGCCCTGATCCTGTTCGGGGCTTTCATGTTTATTTATGTGTCCTACAGTGCGAATATCGTGGTTTTATTACAGTCCACGATGAAAATTAACGACGTACAAGAACTGCTAGACAGTCGGATCGAGGCGGGAGGATATCAGGTTCATTACATGAAGAACTATTTCGAGGTTTTTTTGTGTTATGAGTGTCGTAATGAGGCAAGGTTGCGGTTTGTAGGGAGTAAAAAAAGGACCTTTGAAGAAGTT GAAAATTTGGGCTACATTGTCGTTCCCAAGCACTCGCCCTACAAGAACTTGTTCAAAGTGGC GATCTTAAGAATTGGGGAATTCGGACTGCAGACTCGCATCAACCTACGCGTCCTAATGATCCCCAAATGTTTCTCTCAAGCTACGTCTTTCAAACACGTCGGCATCTACGACTGCGAACAAGTCATCTGGATCTGGATCTTTGGCACATCTCTGGCATTCGTCATTTTCTTATTCGAAAAGAATCGCGGCCAAGAAACGCAACAAGGTGATTAA
- the LOC138124475 gene encoding ionotropic receptor 75a-like isoform X1 — translation MRLLCKKIRFLAGSIFFTEDRYEAVDLIKQGNPHAIRFVVRKPSTSYMKNIFLITFNLSVWVASVVVLAVFAAAVNIILNWETRNKQVSSCRLPDFFHFFTVSQKVKQNKYGVSDVTLIALEAVCQQGTATEPQSFAGRILALILFGAFMFIYVSYSANIVVLLQSTTKINDVQELLDSRIEVGGCQIHYMKNYFEGVKKGPLRKLYEKKIYPDQYFPLEVGMKKVQDGNFAFHVAMQSAYEYILKHFTNHEICGLQELPGYIEENLGYIAVPKHSPYKDLFKVAILRIDEYGLQRRTNLRVLMTPKCFSQAASFKDVGFYDCEQVLWIWIFGTSLAFVIFLIERIMHSISKRIATKKGNRVLRFN, via the exons ATGAGGTtgctttgtaaaaaaatccgCTTTCTAGCCGGCTCGATTTTCTTCACCGAAGACAGATACGAAGCTGTGGACCTGATCAAGCAGGGCAACCCCCACGCCATCAGATTCGTGGTGCGAAAGCCCTCGACCTCCTACATGAAAAACATCTTCCTCATCACTTTCAACTTGAGCGTGTGGGTCGCTTCCGTGGTGGTCTTGGCGGTCTTCGCCGCCGCCGTCAACATCATCCTCAACTGGGAGACAAGAAACAAACAGGTCAGTTCCTGCAGACTCCccgatttttttcacttttttaccGTGTCGCAGAAAGTCAAACAGAACAAGTACGGAGTGAGCGATGTAACTTTAATCGCATTGGAAGCCGTTTGTCAACAAG GAACTGCGACCGAACCTCAAAGTTTCGCCGGTCGAATCCTGGCCCTGATCCTGTTCGGGGCTTTCATGTTTATTTACGTGTCATACAGTGCGAATATCGTGGTTTTACTACAGTCCACGACGAAAATTAACGACGTACAAGAACTGCTAGACAGTCGGATCGAAGTGGGAGGGTGTCAGATTCACTACATGAAGAACTACTTCGag GGAGTGAAAAAAGGACCTTTGAGGAAGTTGTACGAGAAAAAGATATATCCGGATCAATATTTCCCCTTGGAAGTTGGGATGAAAAAAGTGCAGGATGGAAACTTCGCTTTTCATGTTGCGATGCAGTCGGCGTATGAGtatattttgaaacatttcacTAATCACGAGATTTGTGGTTTGCAGGAGTTGCCAGGGTATATTGAA GAAAATTTGGGCTACATTGCCGTCCCCAAGCACTCCCCCTACAAGGACTTGTTCAAAGTGGC GATCTTAAGAATTGACGAGTACGGACTGCAGAGACGCACAAACCTGCGCGTCCTCATGACCCCCAAATGTTTTTCTCAAGCCGCATCTTTCAAAGACGTTGGCTTCTACGACTGCGAACAAGTCCTCTGGATCTGGATCTTTGGCACATCTCTGGCATTCGTCATTTTCTTAATCGAGAGAATTATGCATTCTATCTCGAAAAGAATCGCGACCAAGAAAGGCAACAGAGTCCTGAGATTCAACTAA
- the LOC138124475 gene encoding ionotropic receptor 75a-like isoform X2 — protein MRLLCKKIRFLAGSIFFTEDRYEAVDLIKQGNPHAIRFVVRKPSTSYMKNIFLITFNLSVWVASVVVLAVFAAAVNIILNWETRNKQKVKQNKYGVSDVTLIALEAVCQQGTATEPQSFAGRILALILFGAFMFIYVSYSANIVVLLQSTTKINDVQELLDSRIEVGGCQIHYMKNYFEGVKKGPLRKLYEKKIYPDQYFPLEVGMKKVQDGNFAFHVAMQSAYEYILKHFTNHEICGLQELPGYIEENLGYIAVPKHSPYKDLFKVAILRIDEYGLQRRTNLRVLMTPKCFSQAASFKDVGFYDCEQVLWIWIFGTSLAFVIFLIERIMHSISKRIATKKGNRVLRFN, from the exons ATGAGGTtgctttgtaaaaaaatccgCTTTCTAGCCGGCTCGATTTTCTTCACCGAAGACAGATACGAAGCTGTGGACCTGATCAAGCAGGGCAACCCCCACGCCATCAGATTCGTGGTGCGAAAGCCCTCGACCTCCTACATGAAAAACATCTTCCTCATCACTTTCAACTTGAGCGTGTGGGTCGCTTCCGTGGTGGTCTTGGCGGTCTTCGCCGCCGCCGTCAACATCATCCTCAACTGGGAGACAAGAAACAAACAG AAAGTCAAACAGAACAAGTACGGAGTGAGCGATGTAACTTTAATCGCATTGGAAGCCGTTTGTCAACAAG GAACTGCGACCGAACCTCAAAGTTTCGCCGGTCGAATCCTGGCCCTGATCCTGTTCGGGGCTTTCATGTTTATTTACGTGTCATACAGTGCGAATATCGTGGTTTTACTACAGTCCACGACGAAAATTAACGACGTACAAGAACTGCTAGACAGTCGGATCGAAGTGGGAGGGTGTCAGATTCACTACATGAAGAACTACTTCGag GGAGTGAAAAAAGGACCTTTGAGGAAGTTGTACGAGAAAAAGATATATCCGGATCAATATTTCCCCTTGGAAGTTGGGATGAAAAAAGTGCAGGATGGAAACTTCGCTTTTCATGTTGCGATGCAGTCGGCGTATGAGtatattttgaaacatttcacTAATCACGAGATTTGTGGTTTGCAGGAGTTGCCAGGGTATATTGAA GAAAATTTGGGCTACATTGCCGTCCCCAAGCACTCCCCCTACAAGGACTTGTTCAAAGTGGC GATCTTAAGAATTGACGAGTACGGACTGCAGAGACGCACAAACCTGCGCGTCCTCATGACCCCCAAATGTTTTTCTCAAGCCGCATCTTTCAAAGACGTTGGCTTCTACGACTGCGAACAAGTCCTCTGGATCTGGATCTTTGGCACATCTCTGGCATTCGTCATTTTCTTAATCGAGAGAATTATGCATTCTATCTCGAAAAGAATCGCGACCAAGAAAGGCAACAGAGTCCTGAGATTCAACTAA